The segment GCGATCTCGCCGGATTGGAGCGAGTTCTAGACGCCTTTCAGAGCGATCACCAATGGAGGCGGTCCGTCCGGCGGGCCGCCTCTTGACGTTTCCGCGACGGAAACGGAAGCGCTTCCTTAACTCCCTGATTTTAAGTTCGAATTGCGTATGACTGCGGAGAGGAGCTGCAGGCATTGCTTTACCGAGGCAGAATTGCCGCAACTCCGGAAGACCAGAATGGCCAACCAACTCAAGCTTGCCTTCAAACTCCCCGCCATGGTGGTGGCCATCGCGCTGGTGACAGGAGCGAGCCTGGCTTTGTCGGCCTATTTCGCCAGCAGCGCCATCGTCAACAGCCAGGCCGAACAGCGGCTGACTTCTGCGGCGGCCAATGCGAAGACGGCGCTCGAAGCCTACCTGCAGGAAATGGCCGAGGATCTGACGCTGTTTGCAGGGCGCTCGGAGATTGCCGCCAGCATCGATCTGTTTTCCGGCGCCATGCGCTCGATGCGCGGGCAGGGCGATCCGACAGAGCTGTTGCAGGATGCCTATATCACAAACAACCCCAATCCAGTCGGCGAGCGCCAATTGCTGGACACGTCGGACAAGGTGCCGGTCTATGACCTGCATCACCGGAACCTTCATGCCGACTTCCGCGACATCATGGAGAAGCGCGGCTATTACGATGTCTTCCTGTTCGACTATGAATTCACCAATGTCTATTCGGTCAGCAAGGAAGCCGATTTCGGCACCAATTTCGCCGAGAATGGCGGACCGTGGTCTGACAGCGACCTCGGCAAGGTGGTCCGTGCGGCGATGGCGGGCGAAGAGGGCCAGGTTTTCCTCTCCGATTTCGCGCCCTATGGGCCAAGTGCGGGCGCGCCAGCCGGTTTCATCGCGGCGCCAGTCTATGACCAGGGCTTCCTGATCGGCGTTCTGGCCTTCCAGATGCCGACGACGCGGATTGGCGAGGTGCTCGGTCGCACGCAGGGGCTGGGCGCGAGCGGCGAGACCTATCTCGTCGGCCAGGATGGGCTGGCGCGCAGCGACTCCCCCAAGACAGCCGGCAATGACGTGCTGCAACTGTCGCTTCAGGGCGATGTGGTCAACAAAGCGCTGGCCGGCACGGCAGGCCTTGGTCCGATCGCTCACCACGACGGCGAAGCCTATGTGGCTGAGGCCGAGCCGCTGAGCTTTGGCGGCGTGAACTGGGCCGTGGTGGCGCTGGAAAGCGCAGCCGATATTGCCGCCCCTGCAGCGGGCCTGCGCAATACCATGCTGGTGATTGGCGTCGTGCTGTTGGCCCTGGCCGGCGTGGTCAGCGTCTTGATCGCCCGCACCATCACCAAGCCGATCTCGCGCCTGACCACAGCCATGGCCGAAATTGCCGGCGACAAGCTGGACATCGTCGTGCCCGGTCTCGATCGTGCAGATGAGCTGGGCTATATGGCTGAGGCGGTCGAAGTGTTCCGGGCCAATGGGCTGAAGATGGCTGATCTGCGGTCCGCCGAGTTCGACAGCAGTGAAGAACGCGCGGCCGAAGTGCGCGTGATCCAGGCGCTGCAGCAGGAAATCGGCACAGTGGTCGATGCGGCGCTGGATGGCGATTTCAGCCATCGCATCCGCATGGAACCGGCCGATGACGAACTCCGGCGCCTGGCGCAGAATGTCAACAATCTGGTGGCTTCGGTCGACCAGGGTTTGAACGAAACCGGGATGGTGCTGTCGGCGCTGGCCCGCGCCGATCTCAGCCAGCGCATGGAGGGCCACTACAAGGGTGCCTTTGCGCGGCTGCAG is part of the uncultured Devosia sp. genome and harbors:
- a CDS encoding methyl-accepting chemotaxis protein, whose product is MANQLKLAFKLPAMVVAIALVTGASLALSAYFASSAIVNSQAEQRLTSAAANAKTALEAYLQEMAEDLTLFAGRSEIAASIDLFSGAMRSMRGQGDPTELLQDAYITNNPNPVGERQLLDTSDKVPVYDLHHRNLHADFRDIMEKRGYYDVFLFDYEFTNVYSVSKEADFGTNFAENGGPWSDSDLGKVVRAAMAGEEGQVFLSDFAPYGPSAGAPAGFIAAPVYDQGFLIGVLAFQMPTTRIGEVLGRTQGLGASGETYLVGQDGLARSDSPKTAGNDVLQLSLQGDVVNKALAGTAGLGPIAHHDGEAYVAEAEPLSFGGVNWAVVALESAADIAAPAAGLRNTMLVIGVVLLALAGVVSVLIARTITKPISRLTTAMAEIAGDKLDIVVPGLDRADELGYMAEAVEVFRANGLKMADLRSAEFDSSEERAAEVRVIQALQQEIGTVVDAALDGDFSHRIRMEPADDELRRLAQNVNNLVASVDQGLNETGMVLSALARADLSQRMEGHYKGAFARLQEDTNGVATQLGQIVTQLRGTSGALKTATSEILSGANDLSERTTRQAATIEETSAAIEQLSRTVIDNAGQAEQASQKARSVSAEAEASGAVMVEATGAMDRITQSSAKISNIIGMIDDIAFQTNLLALNASVEAARAGDAGKGFAVVAVEVRRLAQSSAEASSQIKALIQQSASEVQGGTKLVSNAAEQLVGVQHAIRANAVLLDGIARASREQAGAIDEVTTAVRQMDEMTQHNAALVEETNAAIEQTEAQASELDRVIGVFTLDRPAAQVAQFDTSRLRRA